From the genome of Verrucomicrobiota bacterium:
TGCGCCTCTAAGAGCAGGTCATTGAAGGAGCGGAACCCATAGGCGCGTTCATTGAATCCGGGGTTGCGCCGTTTATGCGTCTGCTTGATCATGGAGCCCCAGACCCGGCCATCTTCGCCCCGTTCACCGGCCACGGCTTCCAAGGTTTCCAGCACTTCTTCGAGGGCCTTGACCAGGTCTGGTCCTTTCACATCGCCTTCCGCCACCCGCGCGGGAGCGGCTGCCGTGTTCGCACTGGCGCTGGCGGTGGCGCTGGCGGTGCTGCTGGTGGTACGGCGGCGCTGCTTCGCGACCAAAGCGCGCACCAGATCATCGTAATAGATAAATTCATCACAGTTCGTGATGAATAGATCGGAGGTGGAGTTTTTGACGCCTACGCCAATCACCGTCTTGGCATTCTCCCGCAGTTTGCTGACCAACGGCGAAAAGTCCGAGTCACCGCTGATGATGACAAAGGTATCCACGTGGCTCTTGGTATAGCAGAGGTCGAGCGCATCCACGACCATGCGGATGTCCGCCGAGTTTTTACCCGACTGCCGCAGGTGCGGTATTTCGATGAGTTCAAAGGCGGCCTCGTGCAGGTCCCGCTTGAACGCCTTGTAGCGGTCGAAATCGCAGTACGCCTTCTTGACGACGATATGCCCCTTGAGCAACAGGCGTTCCAGCACCTTTTGAATGTTGAACAGCGGGTAATGGGCGTCCAGAGCGCCGAGCGCAATGTTTTCCAGATCGAGAAACACGGCCATCGTGGCGTTGGTATCTTTAATACTCATTTTATTGTGAGTGCAACTTACCACAACCTGCTGGGGCAATGCACCAGGAATCGGCGGAAAAGATGAACGTAAAATTTCGATTGCAGGCCGCTATCCCCCAGCGCAAACCAACCTTGGGCGGATGGCCACAGCCCCTGCGGGATGATGGGTTACCCTTTCAGACAATCCAGTATGGATTGCGGCATCGAAAAGGTGCTTCATGCTGGTTCAATGCGAAAAGGCTCGTGGCTTTGTTATTGATTGACCCCGTTTATGCCGGACTAGTGGCGTGGCCCGCGAATGCGGAACTGACAACGCCATCCGGCGTTGGCTGCAGCGATTGGTTAGGCATCATTTCTTGATTTGCGATTCTATCAGAGCTCGCATGTTCACGCCGGGACGGCCTCTATACTTCCATTTCCCTGCCGTTGCATCAATCACCGTCACATTCGTTTCGGTAGTCACGCACATGACGTAGTCTGCCGTCTTGCCGAACTCGGTCGGGCCAGCGGAAAAATAGACCCAACCCATCCCATTTTTATTGATTGACCACTCAGTCGAGAAGGTCGCAAACGAAATCTTGCTGGCGTTCGAGACAGTCCCCGTGGAGACGGCTGAATCGCCTGGAGAAAATGCGCCTCGACCGTCAGCGCGATAATACCAGGAGAAATCCATCTGTTCTGGTTTGGTTCTTTGATTGTGGAGAATGACAGCAGCCACCTCATTGCTGCGCCTCAAGAGAATAACATTACCGTCGGGGACGGGAGCTTCGTTCGCGTTCGACTGCCCGCGACGTGCGTCTTTGCATCCTGAACCGACGAAGATAGCTATGATGGCGATTAGAGCGAAGTAGCGCATACGCATGATGCCTAACAGTATTATTGAACGAACGTTTCGTTCGTTGTTTTCGTTTTGCAGTTTGTTAGCATGGTGCCGACCATCCCTAAAAAGGCCCCTCGGGTCAATGCGAAAATATCTACTTCCACTGGGGCAGGATTTCACAAGCCCGAGGCCGCAACACTTACAGTGTTGTGGGGCGCGGGTGGCGGTGTTCCTGGGGTAGCTCGTGCCTCGCAACCCCAGGCTCCGGTGCCGAAATCCTTTCAGGATTTCCCAAACCGGCCTCGGACAATCCAGTATGGATTGCGTCACCGGAGCCCAAGGTCGAATTGGCAGGGGGAGTGGGGGCCAATTCCACCTTGGGTACGCCATCAAACGTGACCGGGCAACCCTGAAAGTGGTTGCGTCAATGGACAGGTCACGGCTATCCCGCACCGCACCCCAGAGCAAAGTCTGAATGGCGGAACGGGGTATAATCCGGGGTTGGCGGCAGTATTCGGTTAGGCACGTCAATAAACCTCATATGCCAAAATGGAAGGGCGGTGCGACACCTATAATGCAAATTCACATCAGGTTCAGAAGCTTAAAAAGGTCATCCGTGCGGTGTGAATTGGCTTTTTAAGGTTAAGAAGGTCATCCGTGTGGCAAGGATGGGCTTTTTAAGGTTAAGAAGGTCATCCGCATGGCAAGGATGGGCTTTTTAAGGTTAAGAAGGTCATCCGTATGGCAAGGATGGGCATTTTAAGCTTAAGAAGGTCATCCGTGCGGCAAGGATGGGCTTTTCAAGCTTAAGAAGGTCATCTGTATGGCAAGGATGATGTTTTTAAGCTTAGGAAGGTCGTTTGTATGGCAACAATGGGCTTCTGAAGGTTAGGAAGGTCGTTTGCTGGGCGAGACGGACTTTTCACCCGTGGCGGAGGGGATCGCGGCCGCCAACGGCACCGCCACGTATGAGGATACGCTCCCCGCCGCAGCCAGTTATGAATATCAGGCCATCGCCTTCCCCCTCCAAAGAGGGTGAGTTTGCTACTCTATGCCATCCCTCGCGGGATGGGGGGGACGGGCAAAACGGTTTCCAACATCGTTCCCACACCCACCCACCGGCAACCCATTCGGTTCCCGTTGGCAATTCTTTGGTAAGGTTACTCCTTACCGCCGCGCCAAACAAGGAGATATGTAATTTGGTACGGATTTCGTTGGAATTGGGGCGCGCATCCCGTCTCCGGGAAATCATGGATTAAACTTGCCGGGCCACGGTGGCTGCGGCACCTTGGCGGCGGCGAATATGACCCGGATGGAACAACTCATAACCGTGCAATGGCGTCACCAGGTGTGCTTCACACGCCAGGTGTTTGCGCCGGGCAATGCCTTGTTGCGCGACGTGTTGCTGGAGCTGTTCTCGGGCGAAACCGGCAAGACGCTGGTTTGCCTGGATGCGGCCCTCGCGGCGGCCCGTCCCACACTGACGGCGGAGATCGAAGTGTATTTCACCGCCGTGCCTGGCATTCAATTGGTTTGCCCGCCGGTAACGCTGCCGGGCGGGGAAGCGATCAAGGTGGAAAGCGACCATTTGGCCACGTTGCACGCGTTGGTGGACCGGCATCATTTGGATCGGCACAGTTGCATCCTCTGCCTGGGCGGCGGGGCGCTGCTGGATCTGGTGGGGTACGCCGCCGCAACGGCGCATCGCGGCGTGCGCCTAGTGCGGCTGCCGACGACGACGCTGAGCCAGGCGGATTCCGGAGTGGGCGTCAAGAACGGCATCAACGCCTTTGGCAAAAAGAATTTTCTCGGCACCTTCGCGCCGCCCGCCGCGGTGATCAACGATTTCGATTTTCTGGAGACCTTGCCCGAGCGCGACAAGCGCGCCGGGTATTCGGAAGCCGTCAAGGTCGCCTGCATTCGGGATCGCGCCTTTTTCGAAGCGCTGGAGCAGCGGGCGGCGGAGCTGCGCCGGTGCGAACCGTCCGCTATGGCGTGGTTGGTGGAGCGCTGCGCGGCGCTGCACTTGCAGCACATTGCCGGCAGCGGCGATCCCTTCGAGATGGGTTCGGCACGGCCGTTGGACTTCGGGCATTGGGCGGCGCATCAACTGGAGCAATTGTCGCAGTACCGCCTGCGGCACGGCGAGGCGGTGGCCATCGGTATCGCGCTGGATACCTTGTACGCGAGTCACATCAGCCTGTTGGAACGCGGCGCGGCGGAGCGCGTGCTGGCGCTGTTGCGCGCGCTGGGCTTTGCGCTGTTTGCGGAGGAATTGCAGCAAACCGACGCGCAAGGCCGCCATCGCATCCTCAACGGGCTGGAGGAATTTCGGGAACACCTGGGCGGACGCCTGACGATCACGTTATTGGCAGGGATAGGGCAGGGGATCGAGGTACACACGATGGATACGGGGATCGTTCTGCGGGCGATTCAGGAATTGGCGAGCTACGCTTCGCCAACGGCCTGAGGTGAACCGATGGCGGCGGCGGGCGCGGCCCGGAGCAAAACTCACTTCTCGCCCATGCACAGGCACAGGGAAAACATCGTCACGTTCCACCCATTTTCGACGCGGAACAGCACGCGGTTCACCCCCTGCTTGAAATGCACGCGGCGCAAGCCCTCATCCGGGCGCCATTGTTTCTGCTGCTTGCCGCTGGCCCAGACCAGTTGATCCTCGATCCACAGCTTGGAATAATCGTCGCTGCCGACCGCGATCCAGAGATCGCGCGGCTGGTCGAAGTACAGTTCGGTGTAGGCGTAGTAAATGATGTATTCCAAATCATGCGTATGCGCGCTCTTCGACGCGGTCGGCAACAAATGCTCGGGATGGAACTTTTCAAAAGGCGGGAAGATGCGCGGTTCGGACGCCTGATGGAATTGCCAGCGAACCTGCTGATTATCCTTGCCGACATACGCGGCGTCGAGGTCCACGACGGTTTCCGGCGGGAATTTGGTCTCAATATTGACGCGGCCGGCGTTATCCCACGGCCCGATGAGGTACCAGCTATCCACGTAAACCCAGCGGTTCGGCTGACCGAAGCCGGTCACCTTGCGCGAGGGGATGGCCTGCAAATTCTTGGGCACCATGGGCGGCTCAAGCAGCCGATTTCTGCCGCCGCTTGGTTCATCGTTGGCGGCTTTCGCAGCAGCGCCCCCGCCGCCGTCGTTGCCCCCTCCGGCTGCCGTTGCGCCCTTGGCCGCGCCCCGCATGGCGCCCGTCAAGTCCTTGGCCCGGGCGGTGGAATCCTCCGCCGCCAGTTGCTCCATGGTTTGCTCCTGATCGGCGCGCGCCTGAATGGCTTCCAGTGAAATGCTGGCCCCCTGGGCGCTGGCGGATCCGGATTGGTCAATGCCCTTGGCCGTCGCCAGCATTGTGTACGCGGCGTTCACCATGGAATTGATTTCGTTGGCGGCCGTTTGCACGGTCTCGCGCATGGCGTTGACTTCCTCGCCTTGCTGCACCTTTTGGCGCAGTTGATTCGCCAGATCCGGGCGCACCGTCTTGGCGACATCGGTGAGCTTCCTGGCTTTCTCCAACGGAATCTGCCGGATCATGGCGAGGTCCGTGGCGCGGACTTCCCGGTAAACTTCGGTCATGCTGGATTCGGTCTGCACCGCCGTCTGATACAACGCGGCGAGATCCAGATTGTTGAGGTTGCTCAGAGCGGCTAAGGCCGCCGCATTGGTCAGTGTCATGGACGCCAGAGCGTTCGTCTGCCGCATGGCGGCCTGTGCGGCGGCGGTCGCCTGCTGCGCTTTGGTTTGGGCGAGCTGCACTTTAGTTTCCAACTCGTGGGCCAGCGCCTGCAATTCAGCGGCGGTCTTGTTCGCGGCTTCGGCTTTTTCTTCCGCCTTTTGTAGTTCCTGCTGGGTTTGTTCGAGCCGTTTTTTGGCCTGTTCGATTTTCTGGACGGATGACTCCACTTTGCGCTCGGCGGACTTCAATTTGCTGGCCGATTCGACGGCTTTGCGTTGTGCCATTAGCGTCACGCGGTTCGCTTGATCGTATTTGGCACGAGCGACCTTGGTTTCCTCTTTGGTCATGCCTTTGGTTTCGGTCGCCTTCTTGGCTTCGTCGCTGGCAGCTTTGGCTTGCTCGAAATCCGCCTGGGCTTGGGCTGCATCGGTCTTATTGGTTACGACGCGCGCCTTGGCATCTTCCGATTCCGCCTGTGTGGCTGCCAGGGAGGCTTCGGCTTTAGCAACTGGTTCCTTGCGATGCTCACGATCGCGGGAGGCACTCTGGCTGTTATCCCGGGAATCACTCGCATCGGTTTGGGTCTTGTCCGCCTGGCCTTGCAGTTCATTGGCGGCGTTCTGTGCCTGGCGCGCGGAATCCATCGCCCCACCGGCCAAAACCATTGCCTGCAACGCGCGATCCATGTTTTGCAACGCCTTCCACTGGGCTTCCTGCGCCTGTTTTTGCGCGGCGGAGGCGTGGGCCCAAGCGTTGGTGTCCCCGGTTTTGTGGGCTTCGGCCAACGCGGCCTTGGCCGCCTTCTGATCCGCCAGCGCCGCAGCGATGGCTTTCTGCGCTGCCGCCTGTGCTTCCTGGATTTTATCTCCGCCAGTCTTTGAGAAGTCCTGCATGAACGTGCTGAATTCAGCGGTCTTGCGAGTCTCCAGATTGCTCAATTCCTGCTGGAGACTCAGCAACTCTTCCACGCGCGACTTTAACAAATCGGCCTGGTGTTCCCGCACGTAATCCATGACTTCAGTGATCTTGGAATTACTGGCCGTGAACTGCGCTTTGCGCGCCTGCAAGTCAATGATCCGCACCGGCGAGAAAAAGATGAGCCACCCCAGCACGATGGTGTGAAAGCCGATGGACCACAGCCAATAGACCGGTCGCGATTGCGGACGGCGGCGGGCATTGGTGCCAGGTTGGTTGGTTTGCGGGGCGCTCATGGGATTTGTTATTTGGGATCGCTGGGGTTGCGTCGGGTATGAATGCCAATGTTCTTCAATCCCTCAAACTGGCACAAATCCACGATATGCACAAAGTCTTCGAAGCGGGTATCACGATCGCAGTCAATGCGCACGCGCTGGGCGGGATTGGCCGAAGCTGCCTCGCGAATCCGTTGGTGCAAAGCCTGTTGGTCCACCGGCTCGACGTGCGTATCGGTCCCCAGGAATGCGCGGCCTTCCTTGTTCACCCCGATGACCATGGTTTCCGGCGCCTGCTGCACGCCGACGGCAGCGGCGGACTCCGGCAGTTGCAGGGGCAGCTCGCGCTCGGTGTTCTTCAGAGTGGTGGCGACGAGGAAGAAAATGATGATGACCAACATGCAGTCAATCATCGGGATCAGCATGATTTCAAACGCTTCCTCCTCCTGCTTTTTAACGCGCATTCTTCCCCTCCTTTTCCTTGGTCATCAGCCATTCGGTGATCAGGTCCGTCATCTCTTCTTCCAGAATGGTGGCGAAGCCGTTGGTCTTGCTCTTGAAATAATGGTAGAGTGCCAGGAAGGGGATGGCGGTCGCCAGTCCCAAGCCGGTCGTCACCAGTGCTTCGGCAATGCCGGAGGCCAGCGCAGTGGGATCGCCCAGCGACCCGGCCAGCGCCACGGTTTCAAAGGTTTCAATCATGCCCAGGATCATCCCCAGCAATCCCAGCAACGGTTCCAGCGTGGCCACGACTCCCAGCGGATACGCCTTTTGATGATGCAAGGAAAGTTCCCGCGACACAAACTCGCCGGCCAAGGCGGAGACGTCCGCCGCTGAATTTTGCCGGTGCCGGACCACGAACGAGATGCCCCGCGCCAAGATGCTGGGTTCCTTTTCACCCAAGGCTTCCAGCTCGGCATATTTGCCCGCTTTCCACAGTTCGCGCGCGCGGTCTGATAGACCTTCCGGCACGATGTGTTTGCGCCGGCACCGGCTGAACCGCTCAAAGATGAAACCCGCGCCGAACATGGAAATCAGGATTTGAATGATGGCCGTGTTACCACCCTGCTTGAGCTTTTTGCCCCAGCCGCCCGCTGTGTACATTCCCGGGGCATTAGTGGTCGCCAGATTGCTGTTGGCTGCGGTGTTCGTGGCAACCGCAGTATTATTAGTGGGGTTGCCCAACAGGCTTGAGCGCATGCTGGATACAGTTGGCGTGGGGTTGACTGGATCAGCCGCGGCCAGCTTTCCCGTGCCAAGACAAAGGGCCAGTACTGTCAAGAGCGATAAATGCGTGTATTTCATGTGTTTGCGTGAAAGGATTAATAATGGCTGGCCGCCTGCAAGTCCATGCAAAACGCATTATAATTGCGACCACCGTTGGTGGCATGAGATCAGGGTCACTTGGCCGGCACCAATTGTTTTTCCTGCACCAGGTCGGCAATGGCTTTGCCCATTGCTGTATGTGCCGGAGGATTCATATGGGCACTGTCCATAAAGTCATTCGTCATCCCCGCTCGTATGAGAGCCTCCTTCATGGAGAGATGATAAACGCCATCACCGACCAGGGAATTAGCCAGTTGGTCCATGCCTTGGTCATCCAAATACGCAGTGCCATCCGGACGTTTGAGGCGCGTCGCCTGGCTCACCAATAGAATGGGAACATGCTTTTCACGGGCTAGGGCGACACTTTCACTGGTAAAGCGTTTTACCCGTTCATCCCATTGCTTGAGCTTCTCTGGATTGATGGAGGCCGCCACCTCGGCGTCCTTGTCGGAGGCAAGCCGCTGATTACGGATGGCCTGGGGTAACCAGCGCCAATACACCTTTTCTGTTTTCACCTCGTATAACCGGCGCACCACTTGAATCTTCATAAGCCAGTTTTTGGGATGCCACGTTTTAAATTCCTCGCTGCGTTTATATTCGCGCTCATCTTCGTACTCATTGGAGTTGCCAACGTGCAGGATCACCAGGCTGGGCTGATAATTCAGCGCCTGACGCAGCACGACCAATTTGCGATGCCCCCCGTAGCCCGGCAGCGCCATATTAGCCGATTCCGCTTGGAAGCCGCGCAGTCGCAGTTCTTTGGCAAGTTGACCACCGTAGCACGCCTCGGGGTTGCCGCCGCGCGCCACCGAATCTCCGATGACAAAGGCGCGAAATGTCTCAGTCGGGCGTTGAATGCTTAGTTTCTGATCAAAAAATCGGCGTCCGCCAGATTTGACAAGGTATAAAGTCCCGATTTTTTCCACGAATCCCGCCGTAGGGTGATACCCGTATTCAAAACGGCCTGACATCCGTTCCGCAAATAACACGCGGGTGATGAACTCACTGGTCAGCAACAGCGCCAGCGCTACCAGAAAGGATTTGGTGATCCAGGATTTCATGCGGGTTAAAACTTGAAGTAGAGGAATTCCACGTCGCTGGAAACCGAGGCCGACACCGCCATGAACAACAACGCATAGACGATACCGCGCACGCCCCAGTACCAATGCGCGACTTCGACCTCATCGCGCGACTTCCAAGTGGCAGCTTGCAATGCCAGGAGTGGCAGCACATGCAGCAACAACCAATAGAATGGTTTCAACGCCGGCAATACCCCGCTGGTGCTCCAGTGCGTGAGCGCCCGGCACCACGCCAGCAGGACGCCCATATCCTGGCAGCGGAATAACGCCCAACCCACCAAGGTAAAGAGAAACATCACGCTCATGCTCAGTGGCACCCGCCAGGTGGCACCTTCGCTGGAACTTTCCAGGCGTTGCAGGGGGGGGATCAAACGGTAGAGCGACAGCAACAGCGCGTGGTAGGCACCCCACAGCACGAACAGCCAGCTCGCGCCATGCCAGAGCCCGGCCAGCAACATGGTGATCCACAGGTTGCGCAGCGTCACCCATTCGCCCAGCCGGTTGCCCCCAAGTGGAATATAGACATAATCGCGAAACCACGACGACAGAGTGATATGCCACCGTTGCCAGAAGTCGGATGGTCCGCGAGCAAAATAGGGAAACCGGAAATTCATGTTTAAATGAAAACCGAGCAGGCGCGCCGAGCCGCGGGCAATATCCACGTACCCGGAGAAATCGCAGTAAATTTGGAAGGCAAACGCCACCACCCCCAGCAGCGCCCAGGGCGCGTTTAACGCGGTGTTGGGCGTAAAGACATAATTGGCCAGCAGGGCGCAATTATCCGCCACAAAAACTTTTTTGAACAACCCCACCAAAATCAGACGCAATCCGCGATGAAAGCTGGCGAGGTCGAACGCATTGGGTTTCACGAATTGCGGCACCAGGTCATTGGGACGTTCAATCGGGCCGGAGACGAGCTGCGGGAAAAAGGAAAGATAGGCGGCGAACGTAAAAAAATCCCGGACCGGCTCGGCCTTGCCCCGGTAGATATCCACAGAATACGCAATGGATTGAAACGTGTAGAAGGAAATCGCCACCGGCAGAATAATGTGCGGCAGCACCCAGCCGGGTTGCCATCCCAGCCAACCGCATAATTCCAAAACATTGGCGGCGAAAAAATTGAAGTATTTGAAGAAACCCAGCACCACCAGGTTGGTGAGAATACTGAGTACCAAAAAGGCCTTGCGCTGGTTGGTTTCCGGTTGCCGCCATAATACATGATACAGCAAGGTAAAGAGGAAGGGAAACACGGCGGATGCTCCCAATATCCACGCCGCGACGGCGCCTTGGTTGCCAACGGCCAGCGTGCAACCCGCCAGCCAGCCCACGGGGAGTGAGGCGGTGAGAAATACCCGCCAGTTGGGTAGCCGCTGGCGCACCATTGCCAGGCCGCAGAAGTAATCTATCGTGGTGGAAGTAAGCAGCAAGGCCAGAAACCGGACATCCCAGACGCCGTAAAAAAAGTAACTGGCGGCCAGTATCAGCAGTACCCGAGCCCGCCCCGGCAACTGCCAGTACAAACCAACCACCGCTGTTAAGAACAGCGCATATTGCCACGAGATAAACGACATAACGGCACAGCCCGGCGGTTACACCCGCCCAACGCATTCAAGGCGACCAGAATCGCGTAACGATTAACCGTGGCGAGCCCGGGCACAAGCATAATCAGTATTTTATCTGGCGAAAACAGGGAGTGTTAATGCATTTCCACGGCGCAGGTGCCCAGTCCTCCGCGATAATAATTGAACTGCACGTTGGGATGATCCGCCAGCACGGACATTGGCACGCAAGAGTCCACCAAACGTTTGGAGATC
Proteins encoded in this window:
- a CDS encoding NYN domain-containing protein, whose amino-acid sequence is MSIKDTNATMAVFLDLENIALGALDAHYPLFNIQKVLERLLLKGHIVVKKAYCDFDRYKAFKRDLHEAAFELIEIPHLRQSGKNSADIRMVVDALDLCYTKSHVDTFVIISGDSDFSPLVSKLRENAKTVIGVGVKNSTSDLFITNCDEFIYYDDLVRALVAKQRRRTTSSTASATASASANTAAAPARVAEGDVKGPDLVKALEEVLETLEAVAGERGEDGRVWGSMIKQTHKRRNPGFNERAYGFRSFNDLLLEAQRRGLLKLEADEKSGGYIVRTAE
- a CDS encoding 3-dehydroquinate synthase, yielding MTRMEQLITVQWRHQVCFTRQVFAPGNALLRDVLLELFSGETGKTLVCLDAALAAARPTLTAEIEVYFTAVPGIQLVCPPVTLPGGEAIKVESDHLATLHALVDRHHLDRHSCILCLGGGALLDLVGYAAATAHRGVRLVRLPTTTLSQADSGVGVKNGINAFGKKNFLGTFAPPAAVINDFDFLETLPERDKRAGYSEAVKVACIRDRAFFEALEQRAAELRRCEPSAMAWLVERCAALHLQHIAGSGDPFEMGSARPLDFGHWAAHQLEQLSQYRLRHGEAVAIGIALDTLYASHISLLERGAAERVLALLRALGFALFAEELQQTDAQGRHRILNGLEEFREHLGGRLTITLLAGIGQGIEVHTMDTGIVLRAIQELASYASPTA
- a CDS encoding biopolymer transporter ExbD, whose protein sequence is MRVKKQEEEAFEIMLIPMIDCMLVIIIFFLVATTLKNTERELPLQLPESAAAVGVQQAPETMVIGVNKEGRAFLGTDTHVEPVDQQALHQRIREAASANPAQRVRIDCDRDTRFEDFVHIVDLCQFEGLKNIGIHTRRNPSDPK
- a CDS encoding MotA/TolQ/ExbB proton channel family protein, with translation MKYTHLSLLTVLALCLGTGKLAAADPVNPTPTVSSMRSSLLGNPTNNTAVATNTAANSNLATTNAPGMYTAGGWGKKLKQGGNTAIIQILISMFGAGFIFERFSRCRRKHIVPEGLSDRARELWKAGKYAELEALGEKEPSILARGISFVVRHRQNSAADVSALAGEFVSRELSLHHQKAYPLGVVATLEPLLGLLGMILGMIETFETVALAGSLGDPTALASGIAEALVTTGLGLATAIPFLALYHYFKSKTNGFATILEEEMTDLITEWLMTKEKEGKNAR
- a CDS encoding SGNH/GDSL hydrolase family protein, with translation MKSWITKSFLVALALLLTSEFITRVLFAERMSGRFEYGYHPTAGFVEKIGTLYLVKSGGRRFFDQKLSIQRPTETFRAFVIGDSVARGGNPEACYGGQLAKELRLRGFQAESANMALPGYGGHRKLVVLRQALNYQPSLVILHVGNSNEYEDEREYKRSEEFKTWHPKNWLMKIQVVRRLYEVKTEKVYWRWLPQAIRNQRLASDKDAEVAASINPEKLKQWDERVKRFTSESVALAREKHVPILLVSQATRLKRPDGTAYLDDQGMDQLANSLVGDGVYHLSMKEALIRAGMTNDFMDSAHMNPPAHTAMGKAIADLVQEKQLVPAK
- a CDS encoding MBOAT family O-acyltransferase; translation: MSFISWQYALFLTAVVGLYWQLPGRARVLLILAASYFFYGVWDVRFLALLLTSTTIDYFCGLAMVRQRLPNWRVFLTASLPVGWLAGCTLAVGNQGAVAAWILGASAVFPFLFTLLYHVLWRQPETNQRKAFLVLSILTNLVVLGFFKYFNFFAANVLELCGWLGWQPGWVLPHIILPVAISFYTFQSIAYSVDIYRGKAEPVRDFFTFAAYLSFFPQLVSGPIERPNDLVPQFVKPNAFDLASFHRGLRLILVGLFKKVFVADNCALLANYVFTPNTALNAPWALLGVVAFAFQIYCDFSGYVDIARGSARLLGFHLNMNFRFPYFARGPSDFWQRWHITLSSWFRDYVYIPLGGNRLGEWVTLRNLWITMLLAGLWHGASWLFVLWGAYHALLLSLYRLIPPLQRLESSSEGATWRVPLSMSVMFLFTLVGWALFRCQDMGVLLAWCRALTHWSTSGVLPALKPFYWLLLHVLPLLALQAATWKSRDEVEVAHWYWGVRGIVYALLFMAVSASVSSDVEFLYFKF